A genomic region of Pseudomonas sp. RSB 5.4 contains the following coding sequences:
- a CDS encoding arylamine N-acetyltransferase encodes MSEPRLANPTLYLQHLGFDAPPAPTLETLRQLQLRHTGVFPFENLSTITGAPVLIDLASVEQKVLHGGRGGYCYELNNLFLALLLELGFDARGISGRVVLAQPEGTWTARTHRLSLVIIDGERYITDVGFGGMVPTAPLLLDTEAEQATPHESYRIEKQADGYMLRANVAGEWRAMYLFDLQRQEDIDYTLGNWYVSTHPESPFAQRLMVARTGDGWRRTLNNGSFAIHHMGAASERREVADVAELLEVLEQEFGLRVPDQPHVRQSLARMLVPA; translated from the coding sequence ATGAGCGAGCCACGTCTGGCGAATCCGACGTTGTACCTGCAACACCTGGGCTTCGATGCCCCACCGGCACCGACGCTGGAAACCCTGCGGCAGTTGCAGTTGCGCCATACCGGCGTCTTTCCCTTCGAGAATCTGTCGACGATCACCGGCGCACCGGTACTGATCGATCTGGCGTCGGTCGAACAAAAGGTTCTCCACGGTGGCCGTGGCGGTTACTGCTACGAGCTGAACAATCTGTTTCTGGCGTTATTGCTGGAGCTGGGCTTCGACGCCCGTGGCATCTCCGGGCGTGTGGTGCTGGCGCAACCCGAAGGCACGTGGACGGCGCGTACCCATCGCTTGAGCCTGGTAATCATCGATGGCGAGCGCTACATCACCGACGTCGGCTTTGGCGGTATGGTGCCGACCGCGCCGCTGCTGCTCGATACCGAGGCTGAACAGGCGACGCCGCACGAGTCCTATCGCATCGAGAAACAGGCCGATGGCTACATGCTGCGGGCCAATGTCGCCGGCGAATGGCGCGCGATGTACCTGTTTGATCTGCAACGCCAGGAAGACATCGATTACACCCTCGGCAACTGGTACGTATCGACTCATCCCGAATCACCGTTTGCTCAGCGGTTGATGGTTGCGCGCACCGGCGATGGCTGGCGCCGGACCCTGAACAACGGCAGTTTCGCGATTCATCATATGGGCGCCGCCAGCGAGCGACGCGAGGTGGCGGATGTCGCTGAACTGCTTGAAGTGCTGGAGCAGGAATTCGGCCTGCGCGTGCCTGACCAGCCGCATGTGCGCCAGTCGCTGGCGCGGATGCTCGTACCGGCCTGA
- a CDS encoding transporter substrate-binding domain-containing protein, with protein MPINKKLLLLGSLLALNFSAQAAEQPSHLDTIQQQGQLRVCTTGDYKPYTFKRSDGDFEGIDIAMARSLADSLGVKVEWVQTTWKTLMPDMQAGKCDIGMGGISVTLERQKKAYFSNTLDSDGKIPLVRCVDQSKYQTVEQINQPNVRLVEPAGGTNEAFVHAFLPKAQLALHDNVTIFQQLLDNKADVMITDASEALYQQKLKPGLCAVNPHQYMQYGEKAYLLPRDDISWKLYVDQWLHLSKVTGSYQKVIGEWLALPQ; from the coding sequence ATGCCCATCAATAAAAAACTGCTCTTGCTCGGTTCATTGCTCGCGCTGAATTTCAGCGCTCAGGCCGCCGAGCAACCTTCGCACCTCGACACCATCCAGCAACAAGGCCAACTGCGCGTCTGCACCACTGGCGACTACAAGCCCTACACCTTCAAACGCAGCGACGGCGACTTCGAGGGTATCGACATCGCCATGGCGCGCTCGCTGGCCGACAGCCTCGGGGTGAAAGTCGAGTGGGTGCAAACCACCTGGAAAACCCTGATGCCGGACATGCAGGCCGGCAAGTGCGACATCGGCATGGGCGGGATTTCGGTGACGCTGGAGCGGCAGAAGAAAGCCTACTTCAGCAACACCCTCGACAGCGACGGCAAGATCCCGCTGGTGCGTTGTGTCGATCAGTCCAAATACCAGACCGTCGAGCAGATCAACCAGCCCAACGTACGGCTGGTTGAACCGGCGGGCGGCACCAACGAAGCCTTCGTCCACGCCTTCCTGCCCAAGGCGCAACTGGCCCTGCACGACAACGTGACGATCTTCCAGCAACTGCTCGATAACAAGGCCGACGTGATGATCACCGACGCCTCGGAAGCGCTGTATCAGCAGAAACTCAAACCGGGTTTGTGCGCGGTGAATCCGCACCAGTACATGCAGTACGGCGAAAAAGCCTATCTGCTGCCGCGCGATGACATCAGCTGGAAACTGTACGTTGACCAGTGGCTGCACCTGAGCAAAGTCACTGGCAGTTATCAGAAGGTCATTGGTGAGTGGCTGGCGCTGCCGCAGTAA
- a CDS encoding BrnA antitoxin family protein, whose amino-acid sequence MKDEYDFSQGKRGALAPTKGKTRITIMLDDAVIEAARSVAENEGFGYQTVINNTLRHALLEAGSKKQEAEPPHSGQFKKGITAADLKSLEKKLSAAVGEIRRVLEPEAKP is encoded by the coding sequence ATGAAAGACGAATACGACTTCTCGCAGGGCAAACGCGGAGCCTTGGCGCCCACCAAGGGCAAAACCCGCATCACCATCATGCTCGATGACGCGGTCATCGAAGCCGCCCGCAGCGTGGCGGAAAACGAAGGGTTCGGTTATCAGACCGTGATCAACAACACCCTGCGCCATGCCCTGCTGGAGGCTGGCAGCAAAAAGCAGGAAGCCGAGCCGCCCCACTCCGGGCAATTCAAGAAAGGCATCACCGCCGCCGACCTCAAGAGTCTGGAAAAAAAGCTGTCGGCGGCGGTCGGGGAAATCCGCCGGGTACTGGAACCGGAGGCCAAGCCCTGA
- a CDS encoding ribonuclease T2 — protein MKKLFTILAVIALTAGSIGLSSARQSNASKVQTEAVAGQFDYYLLTLSWSPTFCLTHKDDVQCSGKGYGFVLHGLWPQYANGGWPESCPPLTTLSAAETTKGLTLFPTKKLLDHEWSKHGTCSGLGAMGYLDEADKAVGAVKIPQELQPFSSSYYFEAQEIADLFRKANPGIPADGIAVICSGPELSEVRVCMGKDLQFGACGKGVKTQCRAGDIRVPPSR, from the coding sequence ATGAAAAAGCTGTTTACAATTTTGGCAGTGATTGCGCTGACGGCCGGTAGCATCGGCCTCAGTTCGGCGCGTCAGTCGAACGCCAGCAAGGTGCAAACGGAAGCGGTGGCGGGGCAGTTCGATTACTACCTGCTGACGCTGTCCTGGTCGCCGACCTTTTGCCTCACTCACAAGGACGACGTGCAGTGTTCCGGCAAGGGCTACGGTTTCGTGCTGCATGGTCTGTGGCCGCAATACGCCAATGGCGGCTGGCCGGAGTCCTGCCCACCGCTGACCACGTTGTCGGCGGCGGAAACGACCAAAGGCCTGACGCTGTTCCCGACCAAGAAACTGCTTGACCACGAATGGTCCAAGCACGGCACCTGCAGCGGTCTGGGCGCGATGGGTTATCTGGACGAAGCGGACAAAGCGGTCGGCGCGGTGAAAATCCCGCAAGAGCTGCAACCGTTCAGTTCCTCGTACTACTTCGAAGCCCAGGAAATCGCCGACCTGTTCCGCAAGGCCAACCCGGGGATCCCGGCGGATGGCATCGCGGTGATCTGCAGCGGTCCGGAACTCTCGGAAGTACGGGTGTGCATGGGCAAGGATCTGCAGTTCGGCGCGTGCGGCAAGGGCGTGAAGACCCAGTGCCGGGCGGGGGATATTCGGGTACCGCCATCGCGTTGA
- a CDS encoding sensor domain-containing diguanylate cyclase codes for MPIPIHDPHQTPGTLKRLPLRKAAALFIVAVCLCLSGLLYLQLEQTRRQDLANAQTASSNLTRAMAQQAEDTFLAADLVLTSLVDWVEDDGYGAAQRPRLQKTFARRVQQLEQLHGMFLFDRDGQWVITSFTDLPRGNGVADREYFKFHQQNVSSVAHIGPAIRSRENGEWIIPISKRINDRAGNFQGVLMAGIKMAYFDRFFKSFSLDDNGIMFLGLKDGTLLARRPFDEGLIGSSLAKGRIYQKLLPEAPAGTAMIKSVVDGVVRLYGYRQLASYPLVVAAASSRDTILKGWYERAFQSSVIVALVILGVGLFGWVFIHQVRDGERIEKNLRKAQRALEQIATHDSLTGLANRRLFERSLEIEFARGARQSSPVGLIMLDIDFFKRYNDAYGHVAGDHCLTQVAQVLKNCTQRKSDLAVRYGGEEFAVLLPDTDINGALAIAGQIRRSVMDKRITHSGSPTGYLTVSLGCYSFIPSGNDSLEMFIQRADAALYQAKNAGRNRAAVLSLDTGFAELMRSDR; via the coding sequence TTGCCAATCCCCATTCACGATCCGCATCAGACTCCCGGCACGCTTAAACGCCTGCCGCTGCGCAAGGCGGCAGCGCTGTTCATCGTTGCAGTGTGCCTGTGCCTGTCCGGATTGCTGTATCTGCAACTTGAGCAGACACGACGCCAGGATCTCGCGAACGCGCAGACCGCTTCTTCCAACCTGACCCGGGCCATGGCGCAGCAGGCCGAAGACACGTTTCTGGCCGCCGATCTGGTGCTCACCAGCCTGGTCGATTGGGTCGAGGACGATGGTTACGGCGCCGCGCAACGACCACGTCTGCAAAAAACCTTCGCGCGTCGGGTGCAACAACTGGAACAGTTGCACGGCATGTTCCTGTTCGATCGCGACGGTCAGTGGGTGATCACGTCATTTACGGATCTGCCCCGTGGCAATGGTGTGGCCGACCGCGAGTACTTCAAGTTTCACCAGCAGAACGTTTCCTCCGTGGCGCACATCGGCCCGGCGATTCGCAGCCGTGAGAATGGCGAGTGGATCATCCCGATCTCGAAACGCATCAACGACCGCGCCGGCAATTTCCAGGGCGTGCTGATGGCCGGGATCAAGATGGCGTACTTCGACCGGTTCTTCAAAAGCTTCAGCCTCGATGACAACGGCATCATGTTTCTCGGCCTCAAGGACGGCACGTTGCTGGCGCGGCGGCCGTTCGACGAAGGCCTGATCGGTTCGTCGCTGGCCAAAGGCAGGATTTACCAGAAGCTGCTGCCCGAAGCCCCGGCCGGTACCGCGATGATCAAGTCGGTGGTCGATGGCGTGGTGCGTCTGTACGGCTACCGGCAATTGGCGTCGTATCCGCTGGTGGTCGCGGCGGCGTCATCGCGCGATACGATTCTCAAGGGTTGGTATGAGCGGGCCTTTCAGTCCAGCGTGATTGTGGCGCTGGTGATTCTTGGCGTCGGCCTGTTCGGCTGGGTGTTCATTCATCAGGTGCGCGACGGCGAGCGTATCGAGAAAAACCTGCGCAAGGCGCAGCGCGCACTGGAGCAGATCGCTACCCACGACAGCCTGACAGGGCTGGCAAACCGGCGGCTGTTCGAGCGTTCGCTGGAGATCGAATTTGCCCGCGGCGCACGCCAGTCGAGTCCGGTCGGTCTGATCATGCTCGATATCGATTTCTTCAAGCGCTACAACGATGCCTACGGTCATGTGGCGGGCGATCATTGCCTGACGCAGGTGGCGCAGGTGCTGAAAAATTGTACCCAGCGCAAGTCTGACCTGGCGGTGCGTTACGGTGGTGAGGAGTTTGCGGTGCTGTTGCCGGACACCGACATCAACGGCGCGCTGGCGATTGCCGGGCAGATCCGTCGCAGCGTGATGGACAAACGCATCACCCACAGCGGCTCGCCGACCGGGTATCTGACGGTAAGTCTGGGCTGCTACTCGTTTATTCCCAGCGGCAATGACAGCCTGGAGATGTTTATCCAGCGTGCTGACGCGGCGTTGTATCAGGCGAAAAATGCCGGACGCAACCGCGCTGCGGTGTTGTCGCTTGATACCGGTTTTGCCGAATTGATGCGCTCGGACCGCTGA
- the xth gene encoding exodeoxyribonuclease III, protein MKNLRIATFNVNGLRARLPNLLEWLRREQPDIACLQELKSVDSAFPVAELEAAGYGAIWHGQASWNGVAILARDAQPLESRRGLPGDPEDKHSRYLEAAVHGVLVGCLYLPNGNPQPGPKFDYKLAWFERLIRYAKDLQSSDHPVVLAGDYNVVPTDMDIYNTRSWLKDALLQPESRECYQRLLDQGWTDSLRHLYPDDRLYTFWDYFRQHWQTNSGLRIDHLLLNPALSPYLHEAGVDAWVRNEPHASDHAPTWIRIGSRKRR, encoded by the coding sequence ATGAAAAACCTGCGGATCGCCACGTTCAACGTCAACGGCCTGCGCGCACGCTTGCCGAACCTGCTGGAGTGGCTCAGGCGCGAACAACCGGACATCGCGTGCCTGCAGGAACTCAAGTCAGTCGACAGTGCATTTCCTGTAGCTGAACTTGAAGCCGCCGGTTATGGCGCGATCTGGCACGGTCAGGCGTCATGGAACGGGGTGGCGATCCTCGCCCGTGATGCGCAACCGCTGGAGAGCCGCCGCGGCCTGCCGGGCGATCCCGAGGACAAGCACAGTCGTTATCTGGAAGCGGCGGTGCACGGGGTATTGGTCGGCTGCCTGTACCTGCCCAACGGCAACCCGCAGCCGGGGCCGAAGTTCGACTACAAACTGGCCTGGTTCGAGCGCTTGATCCGCTACGCCAAGGATCTGCAAAGCAGCGATCATCCGGTGGTGCTCGCTGGCGATTACAACGTGGTGCCCACCGACATGGACATCTACAACACCCGCTCGTGGCTCAAGGACGCGCTGCTGCAACCCGAAAGCCGCGAGTGTTATCAACGGCTGCTTGATCAGGGCTGGACCGACTCGTTGCGCCATCTGTATCCCGACGATCGCCTCTACACGTTCTGGGATTACTTTCGTCAGCATTGGCAAACCAACTCTGGCCTGCGCATCGATCATCTGCTGCTCAACCCGGCACTCAGCCCGTATCTGCACGAGGCCGGTGTAGACGCCTGGGTGCGCAACGAACCGCACGCCAGCGACCATGCGCCGACCTGGATTCGCATCGGTTCGCGCAAACGTCGGTAA
- a CDS encoding GNAT family protein: MLTTLQGPRILLRPLQYIDVDALLHAAADGELWNLTVTVVPSASTIDSYLKKALDGRDAGTVMPFVIVLKDSGEVIGSTRFWKIDPLNRKLEIGSSWISARWQKSFVNTEAKYLMLRHAFEVLDCVRVQFTADENNQKSRNAILRLGAQQEGIVRHERIMPDGRKRNSVRFSIIDDEWPQVRQALEQKLADDRH; this comes from the coding sequence ATGCTCACCACGCTGCAAGGCCCGCGCATCCTCCTGCGCCCGCTTCAGTACATCGACGTCGACGCCCTGCTCCACGCCGCCGCTGACGGCGAACTGTGGAACCTCACCGTCACCGTGGTGCCTTCGGCGAGCACCATCGACAGCTACCTGAAGAAGGCCCTGGACGGCCGCGACGCCGGCACGGTCATGCCGTTTGTGATTGTGTTGAAGGATAGCGGCGAAGTCATCGGCTCGACCCGGTTCTGGAAGATCGACCCGCTCAATCGCAAGCTGGAAATCGGCAGCAGCTGGATTTCCGCGCGCTGGCAGAAATCCTTCGTCAACACCGAAGCCAAATACCTGATGTTGCGCCACGCCTTCGAGGTGCTCGACTGCGTGCGGGTGCAGTTCACCGCCGACGAGAACAACCAGAAGTCGCGCAACGCGATTCTGCGCCTCGGAGCGCAACAGGAAGGCATCGTGCGCCACGAGCGGATCATGCCGGACGGGCGCAAGCGCAACTCGGTGCGCTTCAGCATCATCGATGACGAGTGGCCGCAGGTGCGGCAGGCGCTGGAGCAGAAACTGGCGGACGACCGACACTGA
- a CDS encoding BrnT family toxin has protein sequence MKSFEIQYDKSKNAANKLKHRGVSLAETEPVFHDERALTVEDNDHDEQRWITLGLDGKGRLLVVAYSYREANVVRIISARVATPSERCAYFQEA, from the coding sequence ATGAAGTCATTCGAAATTCAGTACGACAAAAGCAAGAACGCAGCCAACAAACTCAAGCACAGGGGCGTCAGCCTTGCCGAGACCGAGCCGGTCTTTCATGACGAACGCGCGCTGACGGTCGAGGACAACGACCATGACGAACAGCGCTGGATCACCCTCGGTCTTGATGGCAAAGGACGTTTGCTGGTGGTTGCGTACAGTTATCGCGAAGCCAACGTCGTACGAATCATTTCTGCACGTGTCGCCACACCGAGCGAGCGTTGCGCTTATTTTCAGGAGGCTTGA
- a CDS encoding nucleobase:cation symporter-2 family protein: protein MKTPHVSHQRPEDENLGGGANMAYGLQHVLTMYGGIVAVPLIIGQAAGLSPADIGLLIAASLFAGGLATLLQTLGLPFFGCQLPLVQGVSFSGVATMVAIVSSGGEGGFQSVLGAVIAASLIGLLITPVFSRITKFFPPLVTGIVITTIGLTLMPVAARWAMGGNSHAPDFGSMQNIGLAAVTLVLVLLLSKVGSSTISRLSILLAMVIGTILAVFLGMADFSGVAQGPMFGFPTPFHFGMPTFHFAAILSMCIVVMVTLVETSADILAVGEIIGTKVDSKRLGNGLRADMLSSMFAPIFGSFTQSAFAQNVGLVAVTGIKSRYVVATGGVFLVILGLLPFMGRVIAAVPTSVLGGAGIVLFGTVAASGIRTLSKVDYRNNVNLIIVATSIGFGMIPIAAPNFYDHFPSWFATIFHSGISSSAIMAIVLNLTFNHFTAGNSDQQSVFAAAEERTLRYRDLAALREGDYFSDGKLHDCDGKEVPVIEVDADHDHGHGTPKPQVKSSEHV from the coding sequence ATGAAAACGCCCCATGTTTCACACCAACGGCCCGAGGACGAAAATCTCGGGGGCGGCGCGAATATGGCTTACGGCCTGCAACATGTTCTGACCATGTACGGCGGTATCGTTGCGGTGCCGCTGATCATCGGCCAGGCGGCCGGGCTGTCGCCGGCGGACATTGGTTTGTTGATTGCTGCTTCATTGTTTGCGGGGGGGCTGGCGACACTGCTGCAAACCCTGGGTCTACCGTTTTTTGGCTGTCAGTTGCCGCTGGTGCAGGGCGTGTCGTTCTCCGGTGTGGCGACCATGGTCGCGATCGTCAGCAGTGGCGGGGAGGGCGGCTTCCAGTCGGTGCTGGGCGCGGTGATTGCCGCGTCGTTGATCGGCTTGCTGATTACTCCGGTGTTCTCGCGAATCACCAAGTTTTTCCCACCGCTGGTCACCGGTATCGTGATCACCACCATCGGCCTGACACTGATGCCGGTGGCCGCACGTTGGGCCATGGGTGGCAATAGCCATGCGCCGGACTTCGGCAGCATGCAGAACATCGGTCTGGCGGCGGTGACGCTGGTGCTGGTGTTGCTGTTGAGCAAGGTCGGCAGCTCGACCATCTCGCGGCTGTCGATCCTGTTGGCCATGGTGATCGGCACGATTCTCGCGGTGTTCCTCGGCATGGCGGATTTCTCCGGTGTCGCCCAGGGGCCGATGTTCGGCTTTCCGACGCCGTTTCACTTCGGCATGCCGACTTTCCACTTCGCCGCGATCCTGTCGATGTGCATCGTGGTCATGGTGACCCTGGTGGAAACCTCGGCGGACATTCTGGCGGTCGGTGAGATCATCGGCACCAAAGTCGACTCCAAGCGCTTGGGCAACGGTCTGCGCGCGGACATGCTGTCGAGCATGTTTGCGCCGATCTTCGGTTCGTTCACCCAGAGCGCCTTCGCGCAGAACGTCGGGCTGGTGGCGGTGACCGGAATCAAGAGCCGTTATGTCGTGGCCACCGGCGGTGTTTTCCTGGTGATTCTCGGCCTGCTGCCGTTCATGGGGCGGGTGATCGCTGCGGTGCCGACGTCAGTGCTGGGCGGCGCCGGTATCGTGCTGTTCGGGACGGTGGCGGCGAGCGGGATTCGCACGCTGTCGAAGGTCGATTACCGCAACAACGTCAACCTGATCATCGTCGCAACCTCGATCGGCTTCGGCATGATCCCGATTGCCGCACCGAACTTCTACGATCATTTCCCGAGCTGGTTCGCAACCATTTTCCACTCGGGCATCAGCTCGTCGGCGATCATGGCGATCGTGCTCAACCTGACCTTCAACCACTTCACTGCCGGCAACTCGGATCAGCAGTCGGTTTTCGCCGCAGCGGAAGAACGCACCCTGCGTTATCGCGACCTGGCGGCGCTGCGTGAAGGCGATTACTTCAGCGACGGCAAGCTGCACGATTGCGATGGCAAGGAAGTGCCGGTGATCGAGGTCGATGCCGATCATGACCACGGTCACGGTACGCCGAAGCCCCAAGTGAAGAGCAGCGAACACGTCTGA